GCGGTTCCGGCGCCGACCAGGGTATGCCGGGGGATGTTGGTGAGCCGTCCACGGGCGGCGATGGTCCCGCTGATCTCCCGGCGCAGTGCCTCATGGCCGACGATGATCTCGCCGGCCGGCGTGCGCATGGTGGCCCCAGGGGCGAACAAGGCCAGCACGCCCTCGACGTCACCGCCGTTCAGGGCCTGCTCGAACGCGCCGGGCAGCCGTGCGGGATCAGTGATCGCAGTCTTCACAGGGATGGGTCCTTACCTGGTGTGTGTCCGTCGCGGCAGGGATGTCCGAGCGCGCCGCGTGCGTCAGGGGCACAGGCCGGCAGCGCACGGCGATGCCTCCACGATCCCCGCCAGGGGGCTCGCGCGGCGAGGTAGAGTCAGGACTCGCCATGGTCAAAGTTGGACAGCACGACGTCATCGACATCGCCTACCGCAACCCCGACCGCCCGTGGCTGGGCATCGAGGTCCTGACGTACGGCGCCCTGCGCCGCCGCCTGAAAGAGTCGGTCACCCGCACCGCGAGCTGACCGGACTTCCACCAGCTGCTCCTCGTACGGGGCGGTGAGGCAACCGCCATGGTTGATTTCGTCCCGCAGCCATGCGCACCAGGCAGGCTGCTACATCTGCGGCCCGGGCAGGTCCAGCGGTTCCCCGCTGACCCGACGGGCCGCCTGGCTGCGCTCGCTGCACCGCCTGTCCGAGGACATCGGCGTGCCCTACAACACGATCAAGGACCGGCGGTGGACCGCCTCGCGCTGGCCGCGGGCACGCGCACGCACATTCCCTTCTACATCCACCGCATCCTGGGCCGCGGTCGGCGATGACGCCGAGCGGTTCGAGACGATCGACGCCCCGCCGTTGGACGAGCGGACCGGCCGCAGACGGTGGACACCGGACAGCGCGGCCCGCCGCGCCGACTACCGCGCCCGCCGCCCGGAGACGCCGGTGGAGAAGGTCAAGGCCATCCACGAGCTCGCGGTCGACGACCAGGTGGCCGCGCAGGTGGCCCGCGACCTCC
This DNA window, taken from Phaeacidiphilus oryzae TH49, encodes the following:
- a CDS encoding DUF6192 family protein, encoding MPYNTIKDRRWTASRWPRARARTFPSTSTASWAAVGDDAERFETIDAPPLDERTGRRRWTPDSAARRADYRARRPETPVEKVKAIHELAVDDQVAAQVARDLLRRPPGRGGGTRPGEGTGDPRARPR
- a CDS encoding YybH family protein; its protein translation is MKTAITDPARLPGAFEQALNGGDVEGVLALFAPGATMRTPAGEIIVGHEALRREISGTIAARGRLTNIPRHTLVGAGTALLVTDWTLEVTAPDGERVAPTGTTANVACRGADGCWRFAVLNPRGTA